The following nucleotide sequence is from Posidoniimonas corsicana.
TGCTGCCGGTGGTGATTGTGGGCGTGCTGCTGGCGTGGCACCACGGGTCGCGCCAGCCCTGGAAGGTCCCGCGCGGCGTGCTGCTGGGGATGCTCGGCGAGTCGATCCTGATCGGCATGGCGCTGCGGCTGCTCGGTTCGGCGTTCGCGCCGCTGCTGTCCGCCGCCGCGCCGGGCGACAAGCACCGCATCGCGCTGGCGGTCGAACCCGCGCAACGGCTGATGCAGCAGGTGATCGAGTACGTCGGCGCGGGCATCTACGAAGAGACCCTCTTTCGTCTGCTGCTCCTGCCGGCGCTGATCGCGATGTTCGCGTACACGCTGCCCCGGCCGCGCGCCATCCTGTTGGCGGTCGTAGTGTCGAGCCTGATGTTCGCCGGC
It contains:
- a CDS encoding CPBP family glutamic-type intramembrane protease; this encodes MKLDAAAFRRYWNETRRPLVCLMFVLPLLVLYEAGVWAFPDAPRNGADVWMRGWLGVLGLGSGLVLPVVIVGVLLAWHHGSRQPWKVPRGVLLGMLGESILIGMALRLLGSAFAPLLSAAAPGDKHRIALAVEPAQRLMQQVIEYVGAGIYEETLFRLLLLPALIAMFAYTLPRPRAILLAVVVSSLMFAGAHHLGAHGEAFRLSVFLFRTVAGMLFAAIFLYRGFGVATGAHAVYDIVTGVVAW